In the Oncorhynchus keta strain PuntledgeMale-10-30-2019 chromosome 14, Oket_V2, whole genome shotgun sequence genome, one interval contains:
- the LOC118393758 gene encoding thymidine kinase 2, mitochondrial-like isoform X2: protein MYQDPTRWGITLQTYVQLTMLDRHLSTMSAPVRMMERSIYSAKYIFVENLFRSGKMPEVDFAVLSEWFEWITQNIAIPVDLIVYLQSSPQTCHERLKERCREEEKIIPLEYLEAIHQLYEDWLIKKTSFNVPAPVLVIPADDDLQKMLHQYEENREKILAGSNV, encoded by the exons TGGGGCATCACTCTACAGACCTATGTTCAGCTAACCATGCTGGACCGACACCTCTCCACAATG TCAGCCCCAGTGAGAATGATGGAAAGGTCCATCTACAGTGCCAAGTACATCTTTGTGGAAAATCTTTTCAGAAG TGGGAAGATGCCAGAGGTGGACTTTGCTGTTCTTAGTGAGTGGTTTGAGTGGATCACACAGAACATTGCCATTCCTGTGGATCTTATTG TTTACCTCCAGTCGTCTCCACAGACCTGCCATGAGAGGCTGAAAGAGCGatgcagggaggaggagaagatcaTTCCTTTG gAATATTTAGAGGCAATCCATCAGCTGTATGAAGACTGGCTGATAAAGAAGACGTCCTTCAATGTTCCTGCTCCAGTCCTT GTAATTCCAGCAGACGATGACTTGCAGAAGATGCTCCACCagtatgaggagaacagagagaagattTTAGCAGGGAGCAATGTGTGA